ATAGCCGAGGATCCGGCTGAGCATGGTGGTCACGCTCATGGCCGAGGCGCTTCGGATCATCCCCGACTTGCCCGACGACATCCCGCCGCGTAGCCTCCGCCACGTCGCTTGACCGGCCTGCAGCGCCGGAAGACCGCGTATTCTGTCAGAAGCCGGCGCGCCGCTCAAGAAACGTGCGCGCCATGATTCCTCGGAGCGCGCGCCCCGTCCGGCAGGTGTGGTATTCTTGCCCCCCTTCGAGCGAGGGAAGCCGCTTTCAGAGAGGTCGAGCCATGGCAAGCGTGAACAAAGTGATCCTGATCGGAAACCTGGGGCGGGACCCGGAGGTCAAGTACACCCAGAATGGCACGGCGGTCGCCAACCTGAACATCGCCACCAACGAGGTCTGGACCGACAAGGCGGGGCAGAAGCAGGAGCGCACCGAGTGGCACCGGGTGGTGGTGTGGGGCAAGCAGGCCCAGGTTCTCGGGGATCTGCTGACCAAGGGGAAGCAGGTCTACGTCGAAGGCTCGCTGCAGACGCGCTCGTGGGACGATAAAGACGGCAACAAGCGCTACACCACCGAGGTGCGGGCGGTGCGCGTGCTGCTGATGGGAAGAGCGGCGGAAGGTGGGGGCCGCATGGATCAGGAACAACCCGCCGCCGAGATCGAGATGCACGACACCGCCGACGAGGAAGTCCCCTTCTGAATCAGGGAGTCGCCTTCAGCTTCTCCTGAGCGTCGCGGGCGAAATCGCCGTCGGGATACTCCTTCACGATCCGATCGTAGACCTGCCTCGCTTCGTCTTTCTTCCCCATCCCTTCCAGACAGCGCGCCTTGTCGGCCAGCGCCGCCTGCGGCGGATAGTGGGAAGCATCGGCGCGCGCCAGCTCGTCGTAGATCGCCAGCGCCTTGTCCGCTTCGCCCTTCGCCTCGTAGGCGTGCGCCATCGCCGCTCGCGCCATCGGCGCCGCGTAGCTGTCGGGGTTGGAGTCGACGAAATCGCCCAGCGCCTTCAGCGCATCGTCGGTGCGACCCAGCTGCTGCAGCGTCACGCCACGGTAGTAGAGCGCGAGCTTCCCCGACTTGGAGCGTGGATAGGTCTGCAGAATGGAGTCCATCTGCGACACCACGGCCTCGAGCTTCGCCTGCTCGGTCGGATAGCTGTTGGGCGTCCCGGCCGCCCCCGGCGTGGTATTCAGCATGTCGATGCCGCGCCCCAGCAGCGCCGAGGCCTTCTGCTCGCGCTGCTCCATGTACTGGGCGAGGAGCAGTCCTCCCACGATTGCCGCGACCGCGATCCCCCCCAGCATCAGGACTTCGCGGACATGGTCCTCCATCCAATCGGAGAACCTCCCCATGGCGGTGACGAACTCGTCCCGCTTCATCTCCTTGCGGGTAATCCTTGCCATCTCCGGATACCTCTCTTAATTAATGGTGGGCCTGGAGAGAGTTGAACTCCCGACGGGGGGATTAGGAATCCCCTGCTCTATCCATCTGAGCTACAGGCCCGTTGTTGTATTTTAAGACTCTTAGACGTTTGGGGATTCTAGCAGATCCGGCCAGGGTCATGCCTCCGTGTCCCTCCCATGTCCACGAGGCTGGACCGGGCGGGGACCCGAGTCGTCTCTTGACACTTCGCTCCGCGCGGCGATACCTTGCAGGACCAAACGGCCCGACGTGAGGCCCACTCCATGCGGCCAGGACTCATCCTCTTTCTTGCGCCCCTTGGCGTAGGATTCGCCCTTATCCTTGCCTTTCCGGCCGGGGCGCGTCCTGCGGACCGCGCCGCCTCCCCGGCTCGTCTTTGCGAGCCTACCCCTGAAATCCGCAAGGCGTTGGATTCTCTCGACTCGGAGAAATTCGAGCGCATGCCGCCGGGCAAGCGACGCGCGGCGATAGAAGCACAATTG
The window above is part of the Candidatus Polarisedimenticolia bacterium genome. Proteins encoded here:
- a CDS encoding single-stranded DNA-binding protein translates to MASVNKVILIGNLGRDPEVKYTQNGTAVANLNIATNEVWTDKAGQKQERTEWHRVVVWGKQAQVLGDLLTKGKQVYVEGSLQTRSWDDKDGNKRYTTEVRAVRVLLMGRAAEGGGRMDQEQPAAEIEMHDTADEEVPF
- a CDS encoding tetratricopeptide repeat protein, whose protein sequence is MARITRKEMKRDEFVTAMGRFSDWMEDHVREVLMLGGIAVAAIVGGLLLAQYMEQREQKASALLGRGIDMLNTTPGAAGTPNSYPTEQAKLEAVVSQMDSILQTYPRSKSGKLALYYRGVTLQQLGRTDDALKALGDFVDSNPDSYAAPMARAAMAHAYEAKGEADKALAIYDELARADASHYPPQAALADKARCLEGMGKKDEARQVYDRIVKEYPDGDFARDAQEKLKATP